The Sebastes fasciatus isolate fSebFas1 chromosome 13, fSebFas1.pri, whole genome shotgun sequence genome includes a region encoding these proteins:
- the timm29 gene encoding mitochondrial import inner membrane translocase subunit Tim29 has product MASLRVVRRTFSAAVEAAAAAAPVPVPVTGSRWDRLKKSKAVVWCRGLLSDYKEACREVVVGSWERPFKASVYASLLGGAWACFYTKPDRSSFEATLLEYSNQLGLLSPWIRNGTSDGHVQSLVKLRNEGRLQHASLFLLSLVYRADYDPDATLYEAKCSNLWVPWRELPQRVLDVGFVGRWWVLDSKMKDYDVNEDEFKHLPAHMQVTLPPSVQEVERSERLHKESWLALTVEEEEEKEKEKETHVADRKQESQA; this is encoded by the exons ATGGCTTCGTTGCGTGTGGTGAGGAGGACGTTCTCCGCGGCggtagaagcagcagcagcagcagctccggtACCGGTACCGGTCACAGGCAGCAGATGGGACCGACTGAAGAAGAGTAAAGCGG TTGTGTGGTGTCGTGGCCTGCTCTCTGACTACAAAGAGGCCTGTCGGGAGGTGGTCGTCGGTTCGTGGGAGCGACCGTTCAAAGCCTCCGTGTACGCCTCTCTGCTGGGCGGGGCCTGGGCCTGTTTCTACACAAAACCCGACCGCTCGTCTTTCGAAGCCACCCTGCTGGAGTACTCCAACCAGCTGGGCCTGCTGTCGCCGTGGATCCGCAACGGGACCTCCGACGGCCACGTGCAGAGCCTAGTGAAACTTCGCAACGAGGGCCGGCTCCAGCACGCCAGcctgtttctcctctctctggttTACCGCGCCGACTACGACCCGGACGCGACGCTGTACGAAGCCAAGTGCTCCAACCTGTGGGTACCCTGGAGGGAGCTCCCTCAGCGGGTGCTAGACGTGGGCTTCGTCGGCCGCTGGTGGGTGCTGGACTCGAAGATGAAGGACTACGACGTGAACGAGGACGAGTTCAAGCACCTTCCGGCGCACATGCAGGTGACGTTACCGCCCAGCGttcaggaggtggagaggagcgAGAGGTTGCACAAAGAGTCCTGGTTAGCACTGacagtggaggaagaggaggagaaggagaaggagaaggagaccCATGTAGCGGACAGAAAGCAGGAGAGTCAGGCTTGA
- the yipf2 gene encoding protein YIPF2: MASPNDLQFQEFEEAAELLSADPGASTLSMSASNTSSTTTAAAGGGGGEDVKLDLSDDEEGQEESSELLGGQKPTGGFWTFEYYQSFFNVDTMQVLDRVKGSVMPLPGRNFIKHHLRSNPDLYGPFWICVTLVFSVAISGNLSTFLSEMGNSSYHYRPQFHRVTIAAVVIFMYAWLVPIGLWGFLTWRQGTERQIGGYSFLETVCVYGYSLFIYIPTSVLWIIPYEWLRWTLILIAMVISGSVLVLTFWPVVRDDTKVMAVATVVTIVVLHTLLAIGCKMYFFQTAVHVPPMTTTSPPIHTTLTTKPH; encoded by the exons ATGGCCAGTCCTAATGATCTACAGTTCCAAG AGTTTGAGGAAGCAGCAGAGCTGTTGTCTGCAGACCCGGGGGCCTCCACACTCAGTATGTCTGCCTCCAACACCAGCAGCAccactacagcagcagcaggaggaggaggaggagaggatgtcaAACTAGACCTCTCGGATGATGAGGAGGGTCAGGAGGAGAGTTCAGAG CTGTTAGGAGGACAGAAACCAACCGGTGGCTTCTGGACCTTCGAGTACTATCAGTCCTTCTTCAATGTTGACACAATGCAG GTACTGGACAGAGTGAAGGGGTCAGTGATGCCATTACCTGGAAGAAACTTTATCAAACACCACCTCAGAAGTAACCCAGATCTATATG gtccATTCTGGATCTGTGTGACACTGGTGTTCTCAGTAGCCATCAGCGGGAACTTGTCCACCTTCCTCAGTGAGATGGGAAACTCCTCCTACCACTACAGACCACAGTTCCACAGAG TGACCATAGCTGCAGTAGTGATCTTCATGTATGCCTGGCTGGTGCCGATCGGTTTATGGGGTTTCCTGACCTGGCGGCAAGGGACTGAGAGGCAGATCGGAGGCTATTCCTTCCTGGAGACCGTGTGTGTCTACGGCTACTCCCTCTTCATCTATATTCCCACCTCG GTTTTGTGGATCATTCCATATGAGTGGTTGCGCTGGACACTGATCCTGATCGCCATGGTGATATCTGGCTCAGTCCTGGTCCTCACCTTCTGGCCCGTCGTCCGTGACGACACCAAGGTGATGGCAGTGGCTACCGTCGTGACCATCGTGGTTTTGCACACGCTGCTGGCTATCGGCTGTAAG aTGTACTTCTTCCAGACAGCAGTTCACGTACCACCAATGACCACTACATCCCCTCCAATTCACACGACACTGACCACCAAACCCCACTGA